One part of the Eubalaena glacialis isolate mEubGla1 chromosome 19, mEubGla1.1.hap2.+ XY, whole genome shotgun sequence genome encodes these proteins:
- the LOC133080793 gene encoding transcription factor Sp6-like, whose amino-acid sequence MIPIRDKCHAHCYSSRVTCEDLESDSPLAPGPSSKLLQPDVSHHYESWFRPTRPGTEEGSWWDLHPGTSWMDLPHTQGALTSPGHPGALQAGLGGYVGDHQLCAQPPHPHPHPHHLLPAAGGQHLLGPPDGAKALEAAAPESQGLDTSLDGAARPKGSRRSAPRSSGQTVCRCPNCLEAERLGAPCGPDGGKKKHLHNCHIPGCGKAYAKTSHLKAHLRWHSGDRPFVCNWLFCGKRFTRSDELQRRLQTHTGTKKFPCAVCSRVFMRSDHLAKHMKTHEGAKEEAAGAAAGEGKAGGAEPPGGKGKREAEGSAAPCS is encoded by the exons ATGATCCCTATCAGGGACAAG tgccatGCCCACTGTTACTCCTCTCGGGTAACCTGCGAGGACCTGGAAAGCGACAGTCCCTTGGCCCCGGGACCCTCTTCCAAGCTCCTGCAGCCGGACGTGTCACACCATTACGAATCGTGGTTCCGGCCGACACGCCCAGGCACCGAGGAGGGCTCGTGGTGGGACCTTCATCCGGGTACCAGCTGGATGGACCTCCCCCACACTCAGGGCGCGCTGACCTCACCTGGCCACCCCGGGGCGCTTCAGGCTGGCTTGGGGGGCTACGTCGGAGACCACCAGCTTTGTGCCCAGCCGCCCCACCCACACCCGCACCcgcaccacctcctcccagccgccGGAGGGCAGCACCTCCTCGGGCCTCCCGACGGGGCGAAGGCCTTGGAAGCAGCCGCCCCGGAATCCCAGGGGCTGGATACCAGTCTGGATGGGGCGGCCCGGCCCAAAGGCTCCCGGCGGTCAGCGCCCCGCAGCTCAGGCCAGACCGTGTGCCGCTGCCCCAACTGCCTGGAGGCGGAGCGACTGGGGGCTCCGTGCGGGCCCGATGGGGGCAAGAAGAAGCATTTGCACAATTGCCACATCCCGGGCTGTGGGAAAGCCTACGCCAAGACATCGCACCTGAAGGCACACTTGCGCTGGCACAGCGGCGACCGCCCCTTCGTGTGCAACTGGCTCTTCTGCGGCAAGCGCTTCACGCGCTCCGACGAGCTGCAGCGCCGCCTCCAGACCCACACCGGCACCAAGAAGTTCCCCTGCGCAGTCTGCAGCCGAGTCTTCATGCGCAGCGACCACCTGGCCAAACACATGAAAACCCACGAGGGCGCCAAAGAGGAGGctgccggggcggcggcgggagaGGGCAAGGCCGGCGGAGCGGAGCCCCCCGGGGGCAAAGGCAAGCGCGAGGCCGAGGGCAGCGCGGCTCCCTGCAGCTGA
- the LOC133080794 gene encoding transcription factor Sp6-like produces the protein CYSSRVTCEDLESDSPLAPGPSSKLLQPDVSHHYESWFRPTRPGTEEGSWWDLHPGTSWMDLPHTQGALTSPGHPGALQAGLGGYVGDHQLCAQPPHPHPHPHHLLPAAGGQHLLGPPDGAKALEAAAPESQGLDTSLDGAARPKGSRRSAPRSSGQTVCRCPNCLEAERLGAPCGPDGGKKKHLHNCHIPGCGKAYAKTSHLKAHLRWHSGDRPFVCNWLFCGKRFTRSDELQRRLQTHTGTKKFPCAVCSRVFMRSDHLAKHMKTHEGAKEEAAGAAAGEGKAGGAEPPGGKGKREAEGSAAPCS, from the coding sequence TGTTACTCCTCTCGGGTAACCTGCGAGGACCTGGAAAGCGACAGTCCCTTGGCCCCGGGACCCTCTTCCAAGCTCCTGCAGCCGGACGTGTCACACCATTACGAATCGTGGTTCCGGCCGACACGCCCAGGCACCGAGGAGGGCTCGTGGTGGGACCTTCATCCGGGTACCAGCTGGATGGACCTCCCCCACACTCAGGGCGCGCTGACCTCACCTGGCCACCCCGGGGCGCTTCAGGCTGGCTTGGGGGGCTACGTCGGAGACCACCAGCTTTGTGCCCAGCCGCCCCACCCACACCCGCACCcgcaccacctcctcccagccgccGGAGGGCAGCACCTCCTCGGGCCTCCCGACGGGGCGAAGGCCTTGGAAGCAGCCGCCCCGGAATCCCAGGGGCTGGATACCAGTCTGGATGGGGCGGCCCGGCCCAAAGGCTCCCGGCGGTCAGCGCCCCGCAGCTCAGGCCAGACCGTGTGCCGCTGCCCCAACTGCCTGGAGGCGGAGCGACTGGGGGCTCCGTGCGGGCCCGATGGGGGCAAGAAGAAGCATTTGCACAATTGCCACATCCCGGGCTGTGGGAAAGCCTACGCCAAGACATCGCACCTGAAGGCACACTTGCGCTGGCACAGCGGCGACCGCCCCTTCGTGTGCAACTGGCTCTTCTGCGGCAAGCGCTTCACGCGCTCCGACGAGCTGCAGCGCCGCCTCCAGACCCACACCGGCACCAAGAAGTTCCCCTGCGCAGTCTGCAGCCGAGTCTTCATGCGCAGCGACCACCTGGCCAAACACATGAAAACCCACGAGGGCGCCAAAGAGGAGGctgccggggcggcggcgggagaGGGCAAGGCCGGCGGAGCGGAGCCCCCCGGGGGCAAAGGCAAGCGCGAGGCCGAGGGCAGCGCGGCTCCCTGCAGCTGA